In Cellvibrio polysaccharolyticus, a genomic segment contains:
- a CDS encoding circularly permuted type 2 ATP-grasp protein, with amino-acid sequence MNDSDILLQPDTFRMHVGTAPDEAFAADGTIHPHWRYLLDGLTALGKTTLQERQEKAQRILRDDGATYQRYNTPDTDATWQLNPVPLLINSEQWSETETALIERAELFNFILDDIYGNRDLIHQGIIPPELLFSHPGFLRPCDQVKLRGMHQLIIHSCDLVRDHDGKMTVLSDRTQAPSGAGYALENRIVMSRVFPSLFRDSHVHRISLFFTRLRQKLLELNPNDGPARIVVLTPGAYNETYFEHAFIANHLGLNLVQGNDLVVKQGYVWLKSLEGLKRVDVILRRVDDHYCDPVELNGSSHLGTPGLLDVARQGRVAIVNPLGANVLENPAWMRYLPAIARHFLGRELRMGSVRTWWGGNADDLAYMCDNLETLFIKPTYRRPGLYEVYGAELDATRLQAWKNRILKNPAGFVAQQYLACTHTPTWLEGRIQPRATVLRTFAIASENAYAVMAGGLTRVNLDANDPVVSNQRGAVSKDTWILASEPEKTAARATRTQQAPIEHRHEIPSRVLENLFWLGRYTERAESGLRLLRALFLQLNRSETLPDPLYRTLMSALTHVTCTWPGFTDHSIQGRQQAEQEIVSLLNDQQRIGSIAFNLHAMTDAAEQAREQFSSDAIRVINAVHDELGNLNRNLLPGTFSAADTALGPLISSLLALSGWMHDNMIRGYDWYFIQTGRCIERSLQLISVLRSLLVKVPDTSFEDVLLEPALQWAESHALYRRMAQEGLRTDCCLELLLLNGDNPRSLMYQFTQLSLYFAQFPASANRTREKKLLLEASTCLQLVDIAALAATDDGNLAERAELDALLKKLHLLITAIAEEIARQYFDHSASPQMLVNQSEWQELL; translated from the coding sequence ATGAACGATTCTGACATTCTGCTACAGCCCGATACCTTCCGGATGCACGTTGGCACCGCCCCTGATGAGGCATTTGCTGCCGATGGCACCATCCACCCGCACTGGCGCTACCTGCTGGATGGCCTGACAGCGCTGGGTAAAACCACCCTGCAGGAACGCCAGGAAAAAGCGCAGCGCATATTGCGCGACGACGGTGCCACCTACCAGCGCTACAACACGCCAGACACCGATGCCACCTGGCAACTCAACCCGGTTCCCTTACTGATCAACAGCGAACAATGGAGTGAAACAGAAACTGCCTTAATCGAGCGTGCAGAGCTGTTCAATTTCATTCTTGATGATATTTACGGCAACCGCGATTTGATTCATCAGGGCATTATTCCGCCGGAATTACTCTTCAGCCATCCCGGCTTCCTGCGCCCCTGCGATCAGGTCAAACTCCGTGGCATGCACCAGTTGATTATTCACAGCTGCGATCTGGTGCGCGATCACGATGGCAAAATGACGGTGCTTTCCGACCGCACCCAGGCGCCCTCCGGCGCCGGTTATGCCCTGGAAAACAGGATCGTCATGAGCCGGGTTTTCCCGAGCCTGTTTCGCGATAGCCATGTGCACCGTATTTCGCTGTTCTTCACCCGGCTGCGCCAAAAATTGCTGGAGCTCAACCCGAATGACGGCCCTGCCCGCATTGTGGTGTTAACACCTGGCGCCTACAACGAAACCTATTTTGAACACGCCTTCATCGCCAATCACCTGGGTTTAAACCTGGTGCAAGGCAATGACCTGGTGGTGAAACAGGGTTATGTGTGGTTGAAATCGCTGGAGGGGCTGAAGCGGGTCGACGTGATTTTGCGGCGGGTTGATGATCACTATTGCGACCCGGTTGAATTGAATGGCAGCTCCCATCTGGGCACCCCCGGCTTGCTTGACGTGGCCCGTCAGGGGCGGGTGGCCATTGTCAATCCGCTGGGTGCCAATGTGCTGGAAAACCCCGCCTGGATGCGTTATTTACCGGCGATTGCCCGGCATTTTCTCGGCCGCGAATTGCGTATGGGTTCGGTGCGCACCTGGTGGGGTGGCAACGCCGATGACCTCGCCTACATGTGTGACAATCTTGAAACCTTATTTATAAAACCCACCTACCGCCGCCCGGGTCTTTATGAAGTCTACGGCGCCGAGCTGGACGCAACGCGTTTGCAAGCCTGGAAAAACCGCATCCTGAAAAACCCGGCCGGTTTTGTCGCCCAGCAATATCTTGCTTGCACCCACACGCCCACCTGGCTCGAAGGCCGTATACAACCCCGCGCCACCGTACTGCGTACCTTTGCCATCGCCAGTGAAAATGCTTATGCGGTGATGGCCGGTGGCCTGACACGGGTAAACCTGGACGCCAATGATCCGGTGGTTTCCAACCAGCGCGGCGCGGTTTCCAAAGACACCTGGATACTCGCCTCCGAGCCGGAAAAAACAGCGGCCCGGGCAACCCGCACTCAACAGGCGCCGATAGAACACCGCCACGAAATTCCCAGCCGGGTGCTGGAAAATCTGTTTTGGCTGGGGCGTTATACCGAACGGGCAGAGTCTGGCCTGCGTTTGTTACGCGCGCTTTTTTTGCAACTGAATCGCAGCGAAACCCTGCCCGATCCGCTATACCGCACGCTGATGTCCGCCCTCACGCATGTCACTTGCACCTGGCCAGGTTTTACCGATCACAGCATTCAGGGCCGCCAGCAAGCCGAGCAGGAAATTGTTTCGCTGTTAAATGATCAGCAGCGTATTGGCAGCATCGCGTTTAATTTGCACGCCATGACCGACGCCGCCGAACAAGCGCGCGAGCAATTTTCCAGCGATGCCATCCGGGTAATTAACGCGGTGCACGACGAGCTGGGCAATTTGAACCGGAATTTGTTGCCCGGCACCTTTTCTGCCGCTGACACCGCGCTGGGGCCATTAATCAGCAGCCTGCTCGCGCTGAGCGGCTGGATGCATGACAATATGATTCGCGGTTATGACTGGTACTTTATTCAAACCGGTCGCTGTATTGAACGAAGCTTGCAGTTAATCAGTGTATTGCGCTCGCTGCTGGTTAAAGTACCCGATACCAGCTTCGAAGACGTGCTGCTGGAGCCTGCACTGCAATGGGCAGAATCGCACGCGCTGTATCGGCGCATGGCACAGGAAGGACTGCGTACTGACTGCTGTTTGGAATTATTATTACTGAACGGCGATAACCCGCGTTCATTGATGTACCAATTTACCCAGCTCTCACTGTATTTCGCGCAATTCCCCGCGTCAGCCAACCGCACCCGGGAGAAAAAATTACTGCTGGAAGCCTCCACCTGTTTGCAGCTGGTGGATATTGCCGCGTTGGCCGCTACCGATGACGGCAACCTTGCCGAGCGAGCTGAGCTGGATGCCTTGCTAAAAAAATTGCACCTTCTGATCACCGCGATTGCAGAAGAAATTGCCCGGCAATACTTTGATCACTCGGCATCGCCGCAAATGCTGGTTAACCAAAGCGAATGGCAGGAGCTTTTGTGA
- the rsxD gene encoding electron transport complex subunit RsxD, whose product MALLNISSPHSHKGRSTRQVMQWVMLAAVPGLLVQSWFFGVGVILNVLLAIAGCLAFEALAMALRKRPVRFYLTDYSAAVTGLLLGLSLPPLSPWWLVLSGCFFAIILAKQLYGGMGFNPFNPAMVAYVILLISFPVEMTRWAAPAPLAEAANVPGIVASLGQIWGGNLVDGYTAATPLDIMKQNTGLLMNDLYQQEAVFNQGSWAAAGWEWVNAAFLLGGFLLLALRIIRWHAPISMLLALVVMSALFNDGGSSQSHGSPLFHLFSGATMLGAFFIVTDPVSSAVSNKGRIIFGASVGVLVYVIRSWGNYPDAIAFAVLLMNFAAPFIDYYTVPRTYGHKKSTPATRKED is encoded by the coding sequence ATGGCGCTCCTGAATATTTCATCACCCCACAGCCACAAAGGGCGCAGCACCCGGCAGGTCATGCAATGGGTCATGCTGGCCGCAGTACCCGGCTTACTGGTGCAAAGCTGGTTTTTCGGGGTCGGGGTTATTCTTAACGTGTTACTGGCCATTGCCGGTTGCCTCGCTTTTGAAGCGCTGGCGATGGCGTTACGCAAACGCCCGGTGCGCTTTTATTTGACCGACTACAGCGCGGCGGTAACCGGTTTGTTGCTGGGCTTGTCATTGCCACCGCTCAGCCCCTGGTGGCTGGTGCTCAGCGGCTGCTTCTTCGCCATCATCCTCGCCAAACAACTGTACGGCGGCATGGGTTTTAACCCGTTCAATCCGGCGATGGTTGCTTACGTTATTTTGCTGATTTCCTTTCCGGTTGAGATGACCCGTTGGGCCGCCCCCGCGCCGCTCGCCGAAGCCGCCAATGTGCCAGGCATTGTTGCCAGCCTTGGCCAAATATGGGGCGGCAACCTGGTGGATGGTTACACCGCCGCCACACCGCTGGACATCATGAAACAAAACACCGGGTTACTGATGAATGACCTGTATCAGCAGGAAGCGGTGTTTAATCAGGGAAGCTGGGCAGCTGCCGGTTGGGAATGGGTAAATGCGGCATTTTTACTGGGCGGTTTTTTATTACTGGCACTGCGCATTATTCGCTGGCATGCGCCTATCAGCATGTTGCTGGCCCTGGTGGTGATGTCGGCACTTTTCAACGATGGCGGCAGCTCGCAGAGTCACGGCTCGCCGCTATTTCATTTGTTTTCCGGCGCTACCATGCTCGGCGCATTCTTTATCGTGACCGACCCGGTCAGCTCAGCGGTAAGTAATAAAGGCCGAATTATTTTCGGCGCCTCTGTCGGCGTGCTGGTGTATGTCATTCGCAGCTGGGGCAACTACCCGGACGCGATAGCCTTTGCAGTGTTGCTGATGAACTTTGCCGCGCCTTTTATTGATTACTACACAGTGCCGCGCACCTACGGCCATAAAAAATCGACCCCGGCAACGAGGAAAGAAGACTAA
- a CDS encoding peptidase has product MTYCVAIALDDGLVFCSDSRTNAGVDQISTYSKMFQLTNRQQQRFVVLSAGNLATTQAVIAKVKKDLQEAQATGLNQVTTLHEAAEYLGELNRNEQQKHNQGNASTFEASFILGGQLPDEKPQIMMIYPQGNYITTSSDTPYLQIGESKYGKPILDRILHPETSLDTAALCALVSMDSTMRSNLTVGPPIELMTYQSSKDEWRYNRFEKDDEYLRDLKRAWDARIAEAFQKLPAVSWKAEQTNK; this is encoded by the coding sequence ATGACTTATTGTGTTGCTATTGCCCTTGATGACGGTCTGGTATTTTGCTCGGATTCACGCACCAATGCCGGTGTTGACCAGATCAGCACTTACAGCAAAATGTTTCAACTCACCAACCGTCAGCAACAGCGTTTCGTCGTGCTTTCCGCAGGCAACCTCGCCACCACCCAGGCAGTGATCGCCAAAGTTAAAAAAGACCTGCAGGAAGCGCAAGCCACCGGTTTGAATCAGGTGACGACCTTGCACGAAGCGGCTGAGTACCTGGGTGAACTCAACCGCAATGAACAACAAAAACACAATCAGGGTAACGCCTCCACTTTTGAAGCCAGTTTTATTCTGGGCGGCCAATTACCCGACGAAAAACCGCAGATCATGATGATCTACCCGCAAGGCAATTACATTACCACCTCCAGTGACACCCCTTACTTACAGATTGGCGAGAGCAAATACGGCAAGCCGATTCTGGACAGAATTCTGCACCCGGAAACCTCGCTGGATACCGCCGCGCTCTGCGCCCTGGTTTCCATGGACTCCACCATGCGCTCCAACCTTACCGTTGGCCCACCGATTGAGCTGATGACCTACCAGAGTTCAAAGGATGAGTGGCGCTACAACCGCTTTGAAAAAGACGATGAATACCTGCGCGACCTGAAACGCGCCTGGGATGCCCGTATTGCCGAAGCCTTTCAAAAGTTGCCTGCGGTAAGCTGGAAGGCCGAGCAGACAAACAAGTAA
- a CDS encoding DUF945 family protein codes for MKKLAGILIAVVLYTAASWYVGVIGEEKFRQQLAEADAVNQLNGLALNIREYDRGIFFSNINVTMDYIYGGSADGAAFHIDSHSKVQHGPILFLRGLGVGLFSSASTIQVVTPDDDINQSLTKLFGETIGEVVTRGYFNNTYRSTWKVDPVNYDDAESGASIKLDGMSLSVSGRYTDRNLEAGLALGEFTMTENGAPLVRVSPMNGQFNVEYLTDVVSIGSGDFSIEQVDFTVSGVPGTIEGFSIVQKQQVVNNKIDTSVQFSIARIAGPVEITGFEYNIDMNRLDPQVVEQWMQISNSLSTDANGDLEAWAANNEQVFYSILRQAKADNTDLDVVIRANYLNNLVEATLAVTPNELQDGALFTPEGTVNWLPLFNSTLRVTAPAAVVEQSMLILMVSQYMGTYIQKEGDNYVFNARVADSRVFVGAEEIPQEIVTALLAAQAAGEEEYEDGDHDHHHGEDHDHQHDDDESY; via the coding sequence ATGAAAAAACTGGCAGGAATTCTCATCGCTGTAGTGCTCTACACTGCGGCCTCCTGGTATGTGGGTGTCATCGGCGAAGAAAAATTTCGTCAGCAGCTGGCTGAAGCCGATGCTGTTAATCAGCTCAATGGACTGGCACTGAATATTCGCGAATACGATCGGGGCATCTTCTTTAGTAACATTAATGTCACTATGGATTATATCTATGGTGGCAGCGCAGACGGTGCGGCTTTCCATATCGACAGCCACAGCAAAGTGCAGCACGGGCCAATCCTGTTCTTGCGCGGTTTGGGAGTAGGTCTGTTTTCGTCTGCGTCCACCATTCAGGTGGTAACGCCGGATGATGATATCAACCAGTCGCTGACCAAACTCTTTGGCGAAACTATTGGTGAAGTTGTCACCCGTGGCTATTTCAACAACACCTACCGCAGTACCTGGAAAGTTGATCCGGTTAATTATGATGATGCCGAAAGTGGCGCGTCTATCAAGCTGGATGGCATGTCCTTGTCGGTAAGCGGCCGTTACACCGATCGCAACCTGGAAGCCGGGCTGGCGCTTGGCGAGTTCACCATGACTGAAAATGGCGCGCCGCTGGTGCGTGTCAGCCCGATGAACGGCCAGTTCAATGTTGAATACCTGACGGATGTGGTGTCTATTGGTAGCGGTGATTTTTCCATCGAGCAGGTTGATTTCACCGTATCCGGCGTACCGGGAACCATCGAAGGTTTCAGCATCGTTCAGAAGCAGCAAGTGGTGAATAACAAAATTGACACCAGTGTGCAGTTCTCCATTGCCCGTATTGCCGGCCCGGTAGAAATTACCGGTTTTGAATACAACATTGATATGAACCGCCTTGACCCGCAAGTGGTTGAACAATGGATGCAAATCTCCAACAGCCTGAGCACTGACGCTAACGGTGATCTGGAAGCCTGGGCCGCTAATAATGAGCAGGTGTTTTACAGCATTCTTCGTCAGGCCAAAGCCGATAACACCGATCTTGATGTTGTTATTCGTGCCAATTATCTCAACAACCTGGTTGAAGCTACCCTGGCGGTAACGCCCAACGAACTGCAAGACGGTGCACTGTTCACCCCGGAAGGCACCGTGAACTGGTTGCCGCTGTTTAACAGCACTTTGCGCGTCACGGCACCAGCGGCGGTGGTTGAGCAGTCCATGTTGATTCTGATGGTTTCCCAGTACATGGGCACCTACATTCAGAAGGAAGGCGACAATTATGTTTTCAACGCCCGTGTTGCAGACAGTCGTGTATTTGTGGGCGCTGAAGAAATTCCGCAGGAAATTGTTACGGCGTTACTGGCTGCACAAGCGGCGGGTGAAGAAGAGTACGAAGACGGTGATCACGACCACCATCACGGAGAAGATCACGATCATCAGCATGATGACGATGAAAGCTATTAA
- a CDS encoding mechanosensitive ion channel family protein: MLLEERLNHVINQYVIPWGIHILIALLIFLVGRLAAKWISQAVGKALGRTRLDATLTGFLQSILQVFLLLIVIVAALDQLGVNTTSLVAMLGAAGLAIGLALQNSLQNFAAGFMLLIFRPFKAGDFVEAGGTSGTVEKINIFSTMLRTGDNKVVIVPNGVIYSGNITNYNARPTRRIDMVFSIGYNDNIKNARDIIAHQIAADPRVLKQPATVIAVSELAANSVNLVVRPWVKTEDFWPVKFDLTEKIKVAFDEGGISIPFPQMDIHWNQPLPGKPPTTGKDSSRLEADDEEELPAR, encoded by the coding sequence ATGCTGCTGGAAGAACGTTTAAACCATGTCATCAATCAGTATGTTATTCCCTGGGGAATTCACATACTGATTGCGCTGCTGATTTTTCTGGTGGGGCGTCTCGCCGCCAAATGGATATCGCAAGCCGTAGGCAAGGCACTGGGGCGCACCCGTCTGGACGCAACCCTGACCGGCTTTTTGCAATCTATCCTGCAAGTGTTTTTGCTGCTGATTGTTATTGTGGCAGCACTGGATCAACTGGGCGTTAACACCACCTCACTGGTTGCCATGCTGGGTGCCGCAGGCCTGGCGATTGGCCTCGCGCTACAGAACTCATTACAAAATTTTGCCGCCGGGTTTATGTTATTGATCTTCCGCCCTTTCAAAGCTGGCGATTTTGTCGAAGCCGGTGGCACTTCGGGTACCGTGGAAAAAATCAATATTTTCTCCACCATGCTGCGCACCGGTGACAACAAGGTAGTGATTGTGCCCAACGGCGTTATCTACAGCGGCAATATCACCAATTACAATGCCCGACCCACTCGCCGTATTGATATGGTGTTCAGCATTGGCTACAACGACAACATCAAAAACGCGCGCGATATTATCGCCCATCAAATCGCTGCAGACCCCCGTGTTTTAAAACAACCGGCTACGGTGATTGCGGTGTCCGAGCTGGCTGCCAACAGTGTGAATCTGGTAGTTCGCCCCTGGGTAAAAACCGAAGATTTCTGGCCGGTAAAATTTGACCTTACCGAAAAAATCAAAGTCGCTTTCGATGAAGGCGGCATATCCATTCCCTTCCCGCAAATGGATATACATTGGAACCAGCCTTTGCCAGGCAAGCCGCCAACCACCGGGAAAGATTCCTCCAGGCTCGAAGCGGATGACGAAGAAGAACTGCCCGCACGCTGA
- the rsxG gene encoding electron transport complex subunit RsxG, which translates to MLLRSISKNSVLLGLFALVIAVGLALTYAGTRDHIEAAERAARQSALFEIIPRHLHDNDLLTDTRPIPASAWPQLGLKQGGDMHIARYQGEVVAIIIPAIAPDGYSGNINLIVGINRDLSVAGVRIVAHNETPGLGDKFELKKGNWILSFDGKSLLNPATERWGVTKDGGVFDQFTGATITPRAVVNQVKRVLEFVEQYQELLFSPAPPPSLTGQQP; encoded by the coding sequence ATGCTGCTGCGATCAATCAGCAAAAACAGTGTGTTGCTCGGCCTTTTTGCGCTGGTGATTGCTGTCGGCCTGGCATTAACCTACGCCGGTACCCGCGATCATATCGAAGCCGCCGAACGGGCAGCCCGCCAAAGCGCACTGTTTGAAATTATCCCCCGGCATTTGCACGATAACGACTTACTCACCGACACCCGCCCGATACCGGCATCCGCCTGGCCACAGCTTGGGCTCAAACAAGGCGGTGATATGCATATTGCCCGCTACCAGGGCGAGGTGGTTGCGATTATTATTCCGGCCATCGCGCCGGACGGTTACAGCGGCAATATCAATCTCATCGTCGGTATTAATCGCGATTTGAGCGTGGCTGGCGTACGGATTGTTGCGCACAATGAAACGCCCGGTCTGGGCGATAAATTTGAATTGAAAAAAGGCAACTGGATTCTATCCTTTGATGGAAAGTCCTTGCTCAACCCGGCGACTGAACGCTGGGGCGTTACCAAAGACGGTGGCGTGTTTGATCAATTTACCGGCGCCACCATTACCCCGCGTGCGGTGGTAAATCAGGTAAAACGGGTGTTGGAGTTTGTTGAGCAATATCAGGAATTGCTTTTCAGCCCTGCCCCCCCCCCTTCTCTGACCGGGCAACAACCATGA
- the rsxC gene encoding electron transport complex subunit RsxC — translation MNIPLFTLPGGIHPPEHKSASVQEPIGQLPLPPYLYIALAQHMGAPAKALVNPDQRVLKGQLIAEADGVFSVNIHAPTSGYIRSIEDYPQAHPSGLLAPCILLETDGQDEWVERHPITDYASLAPADLLERIRKAGIAGLGGAGFPTAIKLNPRSTAPIDTLIINGAECEPYITADDVLMRERADEVIAGTLMLGYVLHNPARLVIGVEDNKPEAIAALQKAAAGTPVEVVGFPTKYPSGGAKQLTWILTGREIPHGHHSADAGVICLNVATVAAAWRAVRFDEPLISRITTLAGDALAQSRNVEVLIGTPIDTLLQHQGLQPKQLSRLVVGGPMMGFTLTDTRAPVTKTTNCLIAAGKKELPLPPPAQACIRCGYCADVCPASLLPQQLFWYAQAEDHDRLKSHHLFDCIECGACSWVCPSTIPLVQYYRAAKGSIIQAETEKEKAERSRRRFEFRQQRMEQEEAAKEAKRLARKQAADEARLKLAQKAELHTNTTEPANPVITATSTKAAADNGVDQRARLERILAAAHNTLEHAQKPLVPHVYGEEISAEKLEKQQARIKQAALKVSEAEKKLADFMASQQGATAQAVVSPADDAIERARAKMARNPREKLEAGLETLQKQLLKAQERAATARANGEPTADAFERGVAVLQQKIATTREDLAALPADSVNAVATIEEQQATETAIEKARQRLAEKAEKSPADIRAEQRQTLTVRLEKTRVLLQDAEAKGAPTVTALAASLQRLQEKLNTLQSDD, via the coding sequence ATGAACATTCCGTTGTTTACCTTACCCGGCGGTATTCACCCGCCGGAGCATAAATCGGCTTCGGTGCAAGAGCCTATCGGCCAGCTGCCGTTACCGCCTTACCTTTATATTGCGCTGGCGCAGCATATGGGTGCACCGGCCAAGGCGCTGGTAAACCCCGATCAGCGCGTACTGAAAGGCCAGTTGATTGCAGAAGCCGATGGCGTATTCAGCGTGAACATTCATGCGCCCACGTCAGGTTATATCCGCTCGATTGAGGATTATCCGCAAGCACACCCGTCCGGTTTGTTGGCGCCTTGTATCCTGCTGGAAACCGATGGTCAGGATGAGTGGGTGGAGCGGCATCCCATTACCGATTACGCATCGCTGGCCCCTGCCGATTTGCTGGAACGGATTCGCAAGGCCGGTATTGCCGGGCTGGGTGGTGCGGGTTTTCCTACCGCCATTAAACTCAACCCGCGTTCAACCGCGCCGATTGATACGCTGATAATTAATGGCGCCGAATGCGAGCCTTACATCACCGCGGATGATGTGTTGATGCGCGAGCGCGCTGACGAGGTGATTGCCGGCACCCTGATGCTGGGTTATGTGCTGCACAATCCGGCGAGGCTGGTGATCGGGGTAGAAGACAACAAACCCGAAGCGATTGCCGCCTTGCAAAAAGCCGCCGCCGGTACGCCGGTAGAGGTCGTCGGGTTTCCCACCAAATATCCCTCCGGCGGTGCCAAACAACTGACCTGGATATTAACCGGGCGGGAAATTCCCCACGGCCATCACTCGGCGGATGCCGGGGTAATTTGTTTGAACGTGGCAACCGTAGCGGCCGCCTGGCGCGCGGTGCGCTTTGATGAACCGCTGATATCGCGTATTACAACCCTGGCCGGCGATGCACTGGCACAGTCGCGCAACGTCGAGGTGTTAATCGGCACGCCGATAGACACCTTGCTGCAGCACCAGGGATTACAACCGAAGCAACTGTCGCGCCTGGTGGTGGGCGGCCCGATGATGGGCTTTACCCTTACCGATACCCGCGCACCGGTCACCAAAACTACCAACTGCCTGATCGCCGCCGGCAAAAAAGAATTGCCCTTACCGCCACCGGCGCAAGCCTGTATTCGCTGTGGTTATTGTGCGGATGTCTGCCCGGCCAGTTTGTTGCCCCAGCAACTTTTCTGGTACGCACAGGCAGAAGATCACGACCGTTTGAAGTCGCACCATTTATTTGACTGCATTGAATGCGGTGCCTGCTCCTGGGTTTGCCCCAGCACTATTCCGCTGGTGCAATATTATCGCGCCGCCAAAGGCAGCATTATTCAAGCCGAAACCGAGAAAGAAAAAGCCGAGCGTTCGCGCCGCCGCTTTGAATTTCGCCAGCAGCGTATGGAGCAGGAAGAAGCAGCCAAAGAAGCCAAACGCCTCGCCCGTAAGCAGGCCGCCGATGAAGCGCGCCTCAAACTGGCACAAAAAGCGGAACTGCATACCAACACGACTGAGCCTGCCAACCCGGTTATCACCGCCACCTCGACAAAGGCTGCGGCAGATAACGGCGTTGACCAGCGCGCGCGCCTTGAACGTATTCTCGCTGCCGCGCACAACACCCTCGAACATGCACAAAAACCGTTGGTGCCGCATGTGTATGGCGAGGAAATTTCTGCCGAAAAATTGGAAAAGCAGCAAGCCCGTATTAAACAGGCGGCGTTAAAAGTGAGCGAGGCAGAAAAAAAACTGGCTGATTTTATGGCCAGCCAGCAAGGTGCAACCGCACAAGCCGTTGTTTCACCGGCAGATGACGCGATTGAACGGGCGCGCGCCAAAATGGCGAGAAACCCCCGTGAAAAACTCGAAGCCGGTTTGGAAACCCTGCAAAAGCAATTGCTAAAAGCGCAGGAGCGCGCCGCAACCGCCCGCGCCAACGGCGAGCCGACCGCTGACGCTTTTGAACGGGGCGTTGCCGTGTTGCAGCAAAAAATAGCTACCACCCGGGAAGATCTGGCAGCGCTGCCTGCCGATAGTGTTAATGCCGTTGCCACCATAGAAGAACAGCAAGCTACAGAAACTGCGATTGAAAAAGCACGGCAGCGCCTTGCCGAGAAGGCGGAAAAAAGTCCGGCGGATATTCGCGCAGAACAACGACAAACGCTGACCGTTCGTCTGGAAAAAACCCGTGTCCTGTTACAGGATGCAGAGGCCAAAGGCGCGCCGACCGTAACAGCACTGGCAGCCAGCCTGCAGCGGTTGCAAGAAAAATTGAACACATTACAGTCAGACGACTGA
- a CDS encoding electron transport complex subunit E — MSASDTPPTASPSPTYPAIAKHGLWDNNPALVQLLGLCPLLAVSGSVVNALGLAIATLLVLTCSNAAISLIRRQVSDAIRLPAFVMIIAAMGTFIELLMRAYTYDLFQVLGIFIPLIVTNCTVLGRADAFASKNPLLPSMADGFSMGLGFGLVLVVIGALRELLGSGTLFADMHLLFGESARHWEIQIFGADYPGFLLAILPPGAFIVTAFLIALKNIIDNSIRERRLRQQPSPVKGSKRVRSTGNIA; from the coding sequence ATGAGCGCATCGGATACGCCACCAACCGCTTCCCCATCGCCAACTTACCCGGCGATCGCCAAACACGGCCTGTGGGATAACAACCCGGCACTGGTGCAATTGCTGGGCTTGTGTCCGCTGCTGGCAGTCAGTGGCTCGGTAGTGAATGCGCTCGGGCTGGCGATTGCTACGCTACTGGTACTCACCTGCTCCAACGCCGCTATTTCGTTAATCCGCAGGCAAGTCAGCGATGCGATTCGCTTACCGGCTTTTGTCATGATCATCGCCGCCATGGGCACTTTTATCGAGTTGCTGATGCGTGCCTATACTTATGACCTGTTTCAGGTGCTGGGCATTTTTATCCCGCTGATTGTTACCAACTGTACGGTACTCGGCAGAGCCGACGCCTTCGCCAGCAAAAACCCGTTACTGCCATCCATGGCCGACGGTTTCAGCATGGGGCTGGGTTTTGGTCTGGTGCTGGTGGTGATTGGTGCGCTGCGGGAATTGCTGGGCAGCGGCACGCTGTTTGCCGATATGCATTTGTTGTTTGGTGAAAGTGCAAGGCACTGGGAAATTCAGATATTTGGTGCAGATTACCCGGGCTTTTTGCTGGCTATTTTGCCGCCGGGTGCTTTTATTGTGACTGCCTTTTTAATCGCCCTGAAAAATATTATTGATAATAGTATCCGCGAACGCCGGTTACGCCAGCAGCCTTCACCGGTGAAAGGCAGCAAGCGGGTGCGCAGTACAGGCAACATTGCCTGA